The genomic interval GCTCCGGGTCGCCAGACGAGATCGATGTCTTCGCCGATCAGGCGGCGCAGCATTTTCAGAATGTTTTCCACGGCTTTGTTCAGGTCAAGCACCTGCGGCTTAATCATCTGTTTGCGGGCAAAGGCCGGCAGTTGGCGGGTGATTTCGGCAGCCCGTTGAGCGGCGTTGAGAATTTTCTCGAGATCCTCATGCAGCGGTTCCGTACTTTTTACTTCGCCTAAGGCGATTTCCGCATACCCGATGATGATACCCAGCATGTTGTTGAAATCGTGTGCGACGCCTCCGGCCAGCTGTCCGATCGATTCCATCTTCTGCGCCTGGTGAAACTGTTCCTCGAGTTTCTGCTGCGCGCTGATGTCGTGAATGATGCAATAGAGCAGGGTTTTTCCGCGCAGAGCGATCGGGCTGCTGAAAACCTCCATATTTTTGCTCTCGCCGTCGGCCAGACGGTGACGGAATTTGAAGTAGTTGCGATGGCTTTTGCGGGCTTCAGCCATTTCCGCCTTGATTTGTTCCGGGCTCAGCGTGTTGATTTCCTGCATGTTCATTTGCCGGAGTTTTGCGGTCGTGCAGCCATAAAACCCTGCCGCCGCCGGGTTGGCGTCGACAATTCGGCCGTTTTCTGGATCGATGAGCAGTTTGA from Pseudomonadota bacterium carries:
- a CDS encoding PAS domain S-box protein; this encodes KLLIDPENGRIVDANPAAAGFYGCTTAKLRQMNMQEINTLSPEQIKAEMAEARKSHRNYFKFRHRLADGESKNMEVFSSPIALRGKTLLYCIIHDISAQQKLEEQFHQAQKMESIGQLAGGVAHDFNNMLGIIIGYAEIALGEVKSTEPLHEDLEKILNAAQRAAEITRQLPAFARKQMIKPQVLDLNKAVENILKMLRRLIGEDIDLVWRPGAGTWPILMDPTQIDQILANLCVNARDAIASVGKLTIETRNVTLTKTIAPTTSIFPPETSFCWRSATTATA